The Priestia megaterium NBRC 15308 = ATCC 14581 region AGTACAAGCTACTCAAGTATTTGAAAATCTAAAAGCAGTTCTTGAAGAAGCTGGAGCTTCTCTAAATACAGTTGTAAAGGCAACCGTGTTCATTAAAGATATGAACGACTTCGCAGCGTTAAATGAAGTCTATGGCGACTACTTCGGGGACCATAAGCCGGCACGTTCATGTGTAGAAGTTGCGAGACTACCTAAAGATGTACTTGTTGAAATTGAAGTTATTGCGCTTGTTAAAGGGTAATTAAATTAACAAATTTCTAACAAAAAGCAAGTAACTTCCAATTGTTCACTTTTTTTGCGAAAATTTTCTAAAAATTTTTTCTGAATAGCAGGAAAACACAAAATTCTGTGGAATTAAGTATGTAAAGCTTCGCATAGAAAAAGGTGGTGAACAAGATGGAAGTAACTGACGTAAGATTACGCCGCGTGAACACTGAAGGACGTATGAGAGCGATTGCTTCAATCACATTAGATGGTGAATTTGTTGTTCATGATATTCGTGTGATTGATGGTAATAATGGCTTATTTGTAGCCATGCCAAGTAAACGTACACCGGATGGTGAGTTCCGTGATATTGCACATCCAATCAATTCAAATACTCGCGGAAAGATTCAAGATGCTGTTTTAGCAGAATATCATCGTTTAGGTGAGGTAGAAGTTGAATTCGAAGAAGCGGGTGCTTCGTAAACATATGATACATTAAGAGTCTACTGAAAAGTAGACTCTTTTCTTTTTGATTACCACTTATATAATTTCACACCTTTGTAAAACTTTAGCATTACCAAAAAATAAAATTCATGACTTATAAATGATTCCTTGAAATGCTGTCATTTTTGATATAATATTCTTAATGGATAAAAAGGTAAAATTGGAGGCCTGTTATGTCAAAAAGATATGCAGTCATATTGGCAGCTGGTCAGGGTACACGTATGAAGTCATCTTTATATAAAGTGTTACACCCTGTGTGTGGCAAACCGATGGTGCAACACGTAATTGATCAGTTATCACGTTTGGATTTAACAAGTTTAATTACAGTTGTAGGTCACGGTGCCGAAAAAGTGAAATCACATGTTGGAGATA contains the following coding sequences:
- the spoVG gene encoding septation regulator SpoVG encodes the protein MEVTDVRLRRVNTEGRMRAIASITLDGEFVVHDIRVIDGNNGLFVAMPSKRTPDGEFRDIAHPINSNTRGKIQDAVLAEYHRLGEVEVEFEEAGAS
- a CDS encoding RidA family protein, with protein sequence MLQVQTKNAPQAIGPYSQGIVVNNLFYSSGQIPLRPDGTLVEGDVQVQATQVFENLKAVLEEAGASLNTVVKATVFIKDMNDFAALNEVYGDYFGDHKPARSCVEVARLPKDVLVEIEVIALVKG